The Castanea sativa cultivar Marrone di Chiusa Pesio chromosome 11, ASM4071231v1 genome contains a region encoding:
- the LOC142616042 gene encoding G-type lectin S-receptor-like serine/threonine-protein kinase CES101 produces MQTLQTRKSKWIWIGIVIAIAFVTFSNIMCYCCQLRKRKVVLQGHNETMEEKELCNLVISNRYIDVNEFPNDGKDGSNITIFSYKCIEVATNNFSLENKLGEGGFGLVYMRTLLTSQQIAIKRLSRNLGQGIIEFKNELILISKLQHMNLVKLLCCCIFGEEWMLVYEYMPNKSLDYFLFDSNQNKLLYWKKRFKIIKGIAQGLIYLHKYSRLKVIHRDIKAGNILLDQSMNPKISDFGMARIFKQNEVEANTNKIFGTLYYMSPEYAMEGVFSIKSDVYSFGVLMLEIVSSRKNNNFYDNEHALNLVGYVRNIYC; encoded by the exons ATGCAAACTCTCCAAACAA GAAAAAGCAAGTGGATATGGATTGGTATTGTAATTGCCATTGCTTTTGTAACTTTTTCCAATATAATGTGCTATTGTTGTCaactaagaaagagaaaagttgTGCTTCAAG GACATAACGAAACCAtggaagaaaaagaattgtGTAATTTAGTGATTTCAAATAGATATATTGATGTGAATGAGTTTCCAAATGATGGAAAGGATGGATCTAATATAACTATATTTAGTTACAAATGTATCGAGGTTGCCACTAACAACTTCTCATTAGAAAACAAGCTTGGAGAGGGAGGTTTTGGACTTGTCTACATG AGAACATTGCTAACAAGTCAACAAATAGCCATAAAGCGACTATCAAGAAATTTAGGGCAAGGCATAATTGAGTTCAAGAATGAGTTGATACTCATATCTAAACTCCAACACATGAATCTTGTTAAGCTTTTGTGTTGTTGCATTTTTGGAGAAGAATGGATGCTAGTCTATGAATACATGCCCAACAAAAGCTTGGACTACTTCctatttg ATTCCAATCAAAACAAGCTACTATATTGGAAGAAAcgtttcaaaataattaaaggAATTGCTCAAGGATTGATCTATCTCCATAAATATTCAAGGTTGAAAGTAATTCATAGAGATATAAAAGCCGGTAACATACTTCTTGATCAAAGTATGAATCCAAAGATTTCTGATTTTGGCATGGCAAGAATTTTCAAGCAAAATGAAGTGGAAGcaaatactaataaaatttttgggaC CTTGTATTACATGTCTCCTGAATATGCTATGGAGGGTGTGTTCTCTATAAAATCAGACGTTTATAGCTTTGGAGTTTTAATGCTTGAAATTGTGAGCAGTAGAAAAAACAACAATTTCTATGATAATGAGCATGCACTTAATCTAGTAGGATATGTACGTAATATATATTGTTAA